In Vibrio alginolyticus NBRC 15630 = ATCC 17749, one genomic interval encodes:
- a CDS encoding sodium:solute symporter family transporter has product MTIDTLVVLAYFFFLVAIGWMFRKFTTSTSDYFRGGGKMLWWMVGATAFMTQFSAWTFTGAAGRAFNDGFVVVILFLANAFGYFMNYLYFAPKFRQLRVVTAIEAIRQRFGKTSEQFFTWAGMPDSLISAGIWLNGLAIFVAAVFNIPMEATIIVTGLVLMLMAVTGGSWAVVASDFMQMLVIMAVTITCAVAAYFHGGGIGNIVSNFHGDFMLGNNLNYFSIFILWVVFIFVKQFGVMNNSINAYRYLCAKDSENARKAAGLACVLMIVGPIIWFLPPWYVAAFMPDFAEQYGSVGGDAAYLAFVQNVMPAGMVGLLMSAMFAATMSSMDSGLNRNAGIFVMNFYSPIVRPQASQKELVIVSKATTIVMGFIIIGIGLFINSLRHLSLFDIVLNVGALIGFPMLIPVLLGMWIRKTPDWAGWATLVVGGFVSYIFGISLQAEDVERLFGLEQAFTGREWADLKVGLSLAAHVIFTGGFFLLTTRFYKGLSLEREKEVDQLFENWNTPLVADSEEQQNLDTKQRGMLGKLISVAGFGILAMALIPNEPSGRLLFILCGAIVLSVGVLLVNAARGPKSPKLANAKS; this is encoded by the coding sequence ATGACTATTGATACTCTTGTTGTTCTTGCCTACTTCTTCTTCTTAGTTGCAATTGGTTGGATGTTCCGTAAGTTCACTACCTCAACCAGTGACTACTTCCGAGGGGGCGGTAAGATGTTATGGTGGATGGTAGGTGCTACCGCCTTCATGACGCAATTTTCAGCATGGACGTTTACAGGTGCCGCAGGACGCGCGTTCAATGACGGTTTCGTTGTTGTAATCCTATTCTTAGCCAACGCATTTGGCTACTTCATGAACTATCTCTACTTTGCTCCAAAGTTCCGTCAGTTACGTGTAGTGACGGCGATTGAAGCAATTCGTCAACGTTTTGGTAAGACTTCAGAGCAGTTCTTCACTTGGGCTGGTATGCCAGACAGCTTGATCTCAGCCGGTATTTGGTTGAATGGTCTTGCGATTTTCGTGGCAGCGGTCTTCAACATTCCTATGGAAGCGACCATCATCGTTACGGGTTTAGTGCTAATGCTAATGGCGGTAACGGGTGGCTCTTGGGCAGTTGTTGCATCTGACTTTATGCAGATGCTGGTTATCATGGCAGTGACGATCACTTGTGCGGTGGCGGCATACTTCCATGGTGGCGGTATTGGCAACATCGTGTCGAACTTCCACGGCGACTTCATGCTGGGTAACAACCTGAACTACTTCAGTATCTTTATCCTTTGGGTTGTGTTCATCTTTGTTAAACAGTTCGGTGTCATGAACAACAGCATCAACGCTTACCGCTACTTATGTGCAAAAGACAGTGAAAACGCACGTAAAGCTGCAGGTCTTGCATGTGTGCTGATGATTGTTGGTCCTATCATCTGGTTCCTACCACCTTGGTACGTTGCGGCATTTATGCCTGATTTCGCAGAGCAATACGGCTCAGTAGGTGGTGATGCAGCTTACCTAGCATTCGTACAAAACGTAATGCCAGCAGGTATGGTGGGTCTTCTGATGTCAGCAATGTTTGCGGCGACCATGTCTTCAATGGACTCTGGTCTTAACCGTAACGCGGGCATCTTTGTGATGAACTTCTACAGCCCGATTGTGCGTCCACAAGCGTCGCAAAAAGAACTGGTTATCGTGAGTAAAGCAACGACTATCGTGATGGGCTTCATCATCATTGGTATCGGTCTATTCATTAACTCACTACGTCACTTGAGCCTGTTCGATATCGTACTGAACGTCGGTGCATTAATTGGTTTCCCAATGCTGATTCCTGTACTACTTGGTATGTGGATTCGTAAGACGCCGGATTGGGCTGGTTGGGCAACACTGGTTGTTGGTGGCTTTGTTTCTTACATCTTCGGTATCTCACTACAAGCAGAAGATGTAGAGCGCCTATTCGGTCTAGAGCAAGCGTTTACAGGACGTGAGTGGGCAGACCTAAAAGTTGGCTTGAGCTTAGCGGCACACGTTATCTTCACCGGTGGTTTCTTCTTGCTGACAACGCGCTTCTACAAAGGTCTATCACTTGAACGTGAGAAAGAAGTGGACCAATTGTTCGAGAACTGGAATACGCCACTTGTGGCTGACAGCGAAGAGCAGCAGAACCTAGATACAAAACAGCGCGGCATGCTTGGTAAGCTTATCAGCGTAGCGGGCTTCGGTATCCTAGCTATGGCTCTAATTCCAAATGAACCATCTGGTCGACTACTGTTTATCTTGTGTGGTGCGATTGTTCTCTCGGTGGGTGTTCTATTGGTGAACGCAGCCCGAGGGCCTAAAAGCCCAAAGTTAGCTAACGCGAAAAGCTAA